In one window of Tellurirhabdus rosea DNA:
- a CDS encoding helix-turn-helix transcriptional regulator: MSIVSNNIKYLRRLNGLTQEQFARRIGIKRSLLGAYEEARANPNLDNLMAIARAFNTTVDHLLKNDLRRLRETPDLSIPLDRLEPIGTAAPLPRELPEAPEPRQPELRQPEPKPLAAILDKFYHSPEPARMVEPAPEPRRGDLIPDYKSVTRGPVGPEPIRLVAQRIVPRPVSGRNSIPFVVTNYQAPPPPAFNNTYENSSAPAARPVAEDLHPQTSIQLVRLSQAGEYQQRYQHLDFLNRLPSFQMPLLPPGHYRAFETGDEFVFPGALLVGQFVRNWFEIADGKLYMLLIQHQGLVCRRVFNQVKLKGALLLASDQSAIPSREVPIRDVLEVWEVKAFMSQQLPEPPPSLDRVRSLVNELNFELERIK, encoded by the coding sequence ATGAGCATTGTCAGCAATAATATAAAATATCTGCGCCGCCTGAACGGATTGACCCAGGAGCAGTTTGCCCGACGGATTGGCATCAAACGCTCGCTGCTCGGGGCGTACGAAGAAGCCCGGGCCAATCCGAACCTGGACAATCTGATGGCCATCGCGCGGGCCTTTAATACGACGGTCGATCACCTGCTTAAAAACGACCTGCGGCGGCTCCGCGAAACGCCGGACCTCAGCATTCCGCTGGACCGGCTGGAGCCCATCGGCACGGCCGCGCCCCTGCCCCGCGAACTGCCCGAAGCGCCCGAACCCCGCCAGCCTGAACTCCGCCAGCCCGAACCCAAACCTCTGGCGGCCATTCTGGATAAGTTTTACCACTCGCCCGAACCGGCCCGGATGGTCGAACCGGCGCCCGAACCCCGCCGGGGCGACCTGATTCCGGATTACAAGTCGGTTACCCGCGGTCCGGTCGGGCCCGAACCCATCCGGCTCGTCGCGCAGCGGATTGTTCCGCGGCCCGTTTCCGGTCGGAATTCGATTCCGTTCGTGGTGACCAATTACCAGGCACCGCCGCCCCCGGCGTTCAACAATACCTACGAAAACAGCTCCGCCCCGGCCGCCCGACCGGTAGCCGAAGACCTGCACCCGCAGACGTCCATCCAGCTTGTCCGGCTCAGCCAGGCCGGAGAATACCAGCAGCGATATCAGCACCTCGATTTCCTGAACCGGCTTCCCTCCTTTCAGATGCCTCTGCTGCCGCCGGGCCATTACCGGGCGTTCGAGACGGGCGACGAGTTTGTCTTTCCGGGGGCTCTGCTGGTCGGGCAGTTTGTCCGCAACTGGTTTGAGATTGCCGACGGAAAACTGTACATGCTGCTGATTCAGCACCAGGGGCTGGTCTGTCGGCGCGTCTTTAATCAGGTGAAACTGAAAGGGGCACTGCTGCTTGCCTCCGACCAATCGGCCATTCCGAGCCGGGAGGTGCCGATCCGCGATGTGCTGGAAGTCTGGGAAGTGAAGGCGTTCATGAGCCAGCAGTTGCCGGAGCCGCCGCCCTCGCTGGACCGCGTCCGGTCGCTGGTGAACGAGCTGAACTTCGAACTGGAACGGATTAAGTAG
- the menB gene encoding 1,4-dihydroxy-2-naphthoyl-CoA synthase, translating into MQSKYPWETLKEYREIKFQYFEGVAKISINRPEKHNAFTPLTVREMSEAMELARQDERVGVIILTGEGGKAFCSGGDQSVRGHGGYIGEDSVPRLNVLDLQMQIRRIPKPVVAMVAGWAIGGGHVLHVVCDLSIAADNARFGQTGPKVGSFDGGFGASYLARIVGQKKAREIWYLCDQYDAQEALDMGLVNKVVPLEQLEDATLDWCRKMLEKSPIALRMLKAAFNAELDGQAGIQQLAGDATLLYYLSDEAKEGKNAFLEKRKPDFSKFPKFP; encoded by the coding sequence ATGCAAAGCAAATACCCCTGGGAGACCCTCAAAGAGTACCGCGAGATCAAGTTTCAGTATTTTGAAGGTGTCGCGAAAATCAGCATCAACCGACCGGAGAAACATAACGCCTTCACGCCCCTGACGGTCAGGGAAATGAGCGAGGCGATGGAACTGGCCCGGCAGGACGAACGCGTGGGCGTCATTATTCTGACCGGCGAAGGCGGCAAGGCCTTCTGTTCGGGCGGCGACCAGTCGGTGCGGGGTCATGGCGGCTACATCGGCGAAGATTCCGTTCCCCGCCTGAATGTGCTGGATTTGCAGATGCAGATTCGCCGGATTCCGAAGCCGGTCGTGGCGATGGTGGCGGGCTGGGCCATCGGCGGCGGTCACGTGCTGCACGTGGTCTGTGACCTTTCCATTGCGGCCGATAACGCCCGTTTCGGACAGACCGGCCCGAAAGTCGGCTCGTTCGACGGCGGCTTCGGCGCTTCGTACCTGGCCCGGATCGTCGGTCAGAAAAAAGCCCGCGAAATCTGGTACCTCTGCGACCAGTACGACGCGCAGGAAGCCTTAGACATGGGTCTGGTCAACAAAGTAGTTCCGCTGGAGCAGCTCGAAGACGCCACGCTCGACTGGTGCCGTAAGATGCTGGAAAAGAGCCCGATTGCCCTCCGCATGCTGAAGGCCGCCTTCAACGCCGAACTCGACGGTCAGGCCGGTATTCAACAATTGGCCGGGGATGCCACCCTGCTGTATTACCTGTCGGACGAAGCCAAGGAAGGCAAAAACGCCTTTCTGGAAAAACGGAAGCCGGATTTCAGCAAGTTTCCGAAATTCCCCTGA
- a CDS encoding aldehyde dehydrogenase family protein, whose translation MTTLSPEKDLQTALKALFEAQRQHAPLVAQTTADERIGKLKRMQAYIMDHLEDIQQAMFNDFRKPGAEALIGEVYSLNGELKHTIRHLRQWMKPQRVPTSLALVGTTSYIRHEPKGNVLIIAPWNYPFALCIKPLISAVAAGNVAILKPSEMTPHTAAEVRKMIETLFPREEAAVVEGDAAVSQQLLELPFNHIFFTGSPAVGKVVMAAAARHLASVTLELGGKSPCIVDRTADLKATAEKVAWGKCINNGQTCIAPDYLLIHQSVKEAFMEQYGRVIKNMYDAEGKGVETSDSYARIVNARHFQRIKSLLDEAVRGGATITLGGRTRAEDNFIEPTVVENVTDSMRIMQEEIFGPVLPVVTYRSNEEVVKLINSREKPLALYINSRDEASIRYFLEHTTAGDTIINDLLLQFTNPELPFGGVNNSGIGKSNGFFGFQEFSNARGVMRRQFGTMKFIYPPYTEKVRKLIGYLVRYV comes from the coding sequence ATGACTACTCTTTCTCCGGAAAAAGACCTTCAAACCGCCTTAAAAGCCCTTTTTGAAGCGCAGCGGCAGCACGCTCCGCTCGTAGCCCAGACCACCGCAGACGAACGCATCGGCAAACTGAAACGGATGCAGGCGTACATCATGGACCATCTGGAAGACATTCAGCAGGCCATGTTCAACGACTTCCGGAAGCCGGGCGCGGAGGCGCTGATTGGGGAGGTCTATTCTCTCAACGGAGAACTGAAACATACCATCCGGCATCTGCGCCAGTGGATGAAACCCCAGCGCGTGCCGACCTCTCTGGCGCTCGTCGGCACGACCAGTTACATCCGCCACGAACCGAAAGGCAACGTCCTGATCATTGCCCCCTGGAACTACCCGTTCGCCCTCTGCATCAAACCGCTGATTTCGGCCGTGGCGGCCGGGAACGTGGCTATTCTGAAGCCGTCGGAGATGACGCCCCACACCGCCGCCGAAGTCCGGAAAATGATCGAAACCCTGTTTCCGCGCGAAGAGGCGGCCGTGGTGGAAGGAGATGCCGCCGTTTCGCAGCAGCTTCTCGAACTTCCCTTCAACCACATCTTTTTCACCGGAAGTCCGGCCGTCGGGAAGGTCGTCATGGCCGCTGCCGCCAGACACCTGGCTTCGGTTACGCTGGAACTTGGCGGCAAATCGCCCTGCATCGTCGATCGCACGGCCGACCTGAAGGCAACGGCCGAAAAAGTGGCGTGGGGAAAGTGCATCAACAACGGGCAGACCTGCATTGCGCCGGATTACCTCCTCATTCACCAGAGCGTCAAGGAGGCGTTTATGGAACAGTACGGCCGGGTCATCAAGAACATGTACGATGCCGAAGGCAAGGGCGTGGAAACGTCCGACAGTTACGCCCGCATCGTCAACGCCCGGCATTTCCAGCGCATCAAATCGCTGCTGGACGAGGCGGTTCGCGGCGGGGCGACCATCACGCTCGGCGGACGCACGCGGGCGGAGGACAATTTCATCGAACCGACCGTGGTCGAAAACGTCACGGATTCGATGCGGATTATGCAGGAGGAAATTTTCGGCCCGGTCCTGCCGGTGGTCACTTACCGGAGCAACGAGGAGGTGGTGAAGCTGATCAACAGCCGGGAAAAGCCGCTGGCGCTGTATATCAACAGCCGGGACGAGGCCAGCATCCGGTATTTTCTGGAGCACACCACGGCCGGCGACACGATCATCAACGACCTGCTGCTCCAGTTCACCAATCCGGAACTGCCGTTTGGGGGAGTCAACAACAGCGGAATCGGGAAGTCGAACGGCTTTTTTGGCTTTCAGGAGTTTTCCAATGCCCGGGGCGTGATGCGGCGGCAGTTTGGAACGATGAAGTTTATTTATCCGCCCTATACCGAAAAAGTCAGAAAACTGATCGGCTACCTGGTCCGGTACGTCTGA
- a CDS encoding AMP-binding protein has translation MMQLDGRSDHWPDPQTDYEREALSFCRDWRSGRETFVLQTSGSTGTPKPIPLTRTQMQASARLTGQTLGLTPGDGALVCLNIRYVAGVMMLVRGLELGLRMTVVEPASDPLETLPPPIPPFDFTALVPLQLETLLSVPGRREVLNRMKAVIVGGAAVSPALEEALQAVQAPVYSTYGMTETVSHIALRRLNGSDRSDLFTALEGVELGVDDRSCLNIRSAATDFARIQTNDVVELREGGRFRLLGRADSIINSGGLKIQPEQVEAVLSPLLAPRRYVVVGLPDERLGEQVTLVLEAEKLPEALLAEVRHLVRSQMGPFFVPRQQRTLPVFPLTPTGKIDRKTIRTTLIP, from the coding sequence ATGATGCAACTGGATGGCAGATCCGACCATTGGCCGGACCCGCAAACCGATTACGAACGGGAAGCGTTGTCGTTTTGCCGGGACTGGCGGAGCGGACGGGAAACTTTTGTTTTGCAGACCTCCGGGTCCACCGGCACCCCCAAACCCATTCCGCTGACCCGGACCCAGATGCAGGCCAGCGCCCGCCTGACGGGCCAAACGCTCGGACTGACGCCCGGCGACGGGGCGCTCGTCTGCCTGAATATCCGGTACGTGGCGGGCGTGATGATGCTCGTGCGCGGACTCGAACTGGGGCTGCGGATGACGGTGGTCGAACCCGCTTCCGACCCGCTGGAAACGCTGCCGCCGCCCATTCCGCCCTTCGACTTCACGGCGCTCGTGCCTCTGCAACTCGAAACGCTGCTTTCGGTGCCGGGCCGCCGGGAGGTGCTTAACCGAATGAAAGCGGTCATCGTCGGCGGGGCAGCCGTGAGTCCGGCACTCGAAGAAGCCCTGCAGGCCGTGCAGGCCCCCGTGTACAGCACCTACGGGATGACCGAAACGGTTTCCCACATCGCCCTGCGCCGCCTGAACGGATCCGACCGCTCCGATCTGTTTACGGCCCTGGAAGGCGTGGAGCTGGGCGTGGACGACCGTTCCTGCCTGAATATCCGCTCCGCCGCCACGGATTTTGCCCGTATCCAGACCAACGACGTGGTGGAATTGCGGGAAGGCGGCCGGTTTCGGCTGCTGGGTCGGGCGGATTCCATCATCAACAGCGGCGGACTGAAAATTCAGCCGGAACAGGTAGAAGCGGTGCTGAGTCCGCTGCTGGCCCCGCGTCGGTATGTCGTGGTCGGGTTGCCCGACGAGCGGCTGGGCGAGCAGGTAACGCTGGTGCTGGAGGCCGAAAAACTGCCCGAAGCCTTGCTGGCCGAAGTCCGGCATTTGGTTCGTTCGCAAATGGGGCCGTTCTTTGTACCCCGCCAGCAGCGGACCCTGCCGGTTTTTCCCCTGACACCGACCGGCAAAATTGACCGAAAAACGATTCGAACGACACTTATTCCCTGA
- a CDS encoding MFS transporter, whose product MSSVSTTLRRKPLLSFAQIWNMSFGFLGIQFGFALQNANVSRIFETLGANVDEIPVLWVAAPLTGLIVQPIIGYFSDRTWTRLGRRRPYFLVGAILATGALFLMPNSPALWVAALMLWLMDASINVSMEPFRAFVGDNLPSRQRTTGFAMQSFFIGVGAVVASALPWMLTNWFGMSNEAPAGTISDSVKWSFYLGGVVFLLAVLWTVFTSREYSPQELAEFEDNVEEPAGREYDRPEVYAAAGARQLRNGLIAVVLGALLSFWFTAQNLDKQLLIFSGMITIVGLLFAVSGLMQRQGSYRNSYVGIINDLENMPSTMKQLAVVQFFSWFSLFSMWIYTTAGVTSHIYGTKDTTSALYNDGADWVGVLFSVYNGVAAIVAFAIPLLARRTSRRMAHLICLVIGGLGLMSVYFIKDPNLLVLSMVAVGIAWASILSMPYAMLAGALPAGKMGYYMGVFNFFITIPQLVAAALLGFIVKNFFNGEPIYALLVGGVAMVVAGLLSLIVNDRDDIRVEEIGK is encoded by the coding sequence ATGTCCTCCGTTTCAACAACCCTTCGTCGCAAACCGTTGCTGAGCTTTGCCCAGATCTGGAACATGAGTTTCGGATTTCTGGGAATCCAGTTCGGATTTGCCCTGCAAAATGCCAACGTCAGCCGGATCTTTGAAACCCTCGGCGCCAACGTGGACGAAATTCCGGTGCTGTGGGTGGCCGCTCCGCTGACGGGCCTGATCGTACAGCCGATCATCGGTTACTTCAGCGACCGGACCTGGACCCGCCTCGGTCGTCGACGGCCGTACTTTCTGGTCGGGGCCATTCTGGCGACCGGGGCGCTTTTCCTGATGCCCAATTCACCCGCCCTCTGGGTCGCCGCCCTGATGCTCTGGCTCATGGACGCCTCGATCAACGTCTCGATGGAACCGTTCCGGGCGTTCGTGGGCGACAACCTGCCGTCCCGGCAGCGCACGACGGGCTTCGCCATGCAAAGCTTCTTTATCGGCGTGGGCGCGGTCGTGGCTTCCGCCTTGCCCTGGATGCTGACCAACTGGTTCGGCATGTCCAACGAAGCGCCGGCGGGCACCATTTCGGATTCTGTGAAATGGTCGTTCTACCTCGGCGGGGTCGTGTTCCTGCTGGCCGTGCTCTGGACGGTCTTCACCTCCAGAGAATACTCCCCGCAGGAACTGGCCGAGTTTGAAGACAATGTCGAAGAACCCGCCGGACGCGAGTACGACCGTCCGGAAGTCTACGCCGCGGCGGGCGCCCGGCAGCTCCGGAACGGCCTGATTGCGGTGGTGCTCGGGGCGCTGCTGTCTTTCTGGTTTACGGCGCAGAACCTCGACAAGCAACTGCTTATTTTCTCCGGAATGATTACCATCGTCGGGCTACTCTTCGCCGTTTCGGGCCTGATGCAGCGGCAGGGAAGTTACCGCAACAGCTACGTCGGGATCATCAACGACCTGGAAAACATGCCTTCGACCATGAAGCAGCTGGCCGTGGTGCAGTTCTTTTCGTGGTTCTCCCTGTTTTCGATGTGGATTTACACAACGGCGGGCGTGACCAGCCACATCTACGGCACCAAAGACACCACCTCGGCGCTTTACAACGACGGGGCCGACTGGGTGGGCGTGCTGTTTTCGGTCTACAACGGCGTGGCGGCCATCGTGGCCTTTGCCATTCCGCTGCTGGCCCGCCGGACGAGCCGCCGCATGGCGCACCTGATTTGCCTCGTCATCGGGGGGCTGGGCCTGATGTCGGTTTATTTCATCAAAGACCCGAATCTGCTGGTGCTGTCGATGGTGGCCGTGGGTATTGCCTGGGCGAGCATTCTGTCGATGCCCTACGCGATGCTGGCCGGGGCGCTGCCCGCCGGTAAAATGGGTTACTACATGGGCGTTTTCAACTTTTTCATCACCATTCCGCAACTGGTGGCGGCCGCTTTGCTGGGCTTCATCGTCAAGAATTTCTTCAACGGCGAACCCATCTACGCCCTGCTGGTCGGTGGCGTCGCGATGGTGGTGGCCGGGCTGCTGAGCCTGATCGTGAACGACCGGGACGATATTCGGGTGGAGGAAATCGGCAAATAG
- a CDS encoding T9SS type B sorting domain-containing protein has protein sequence MKRLLTVWLLLWCAITAHSRHIHGGDITMQALNTTGLFRIEVNQFVNGAVYDPSTIDPQIRINIFQKQNPQLIEGITLRNPEITQLVYGNEACSKARRLNIVRIRYSIQYQFDVSRYTDPGGYYIVWERCCRDNDITNLAGAGDTGMAFYMEFPAMNRNGQPFRNSSPEFLTPNGAYICVNTPFTMNFSARDADGDQLRYSLVTPYRGYTTSSNLNGTTQPRDFYPPVTWAPGINEQNAIPGSPALRINPGTGELTVRPTQVGMYVFTVLVEEVRNGAVIGLVRRDFQLPVVDCSMNTPPPAVIMQGTTQVRDLNWCSKDPLVLNVEAQPGWAFQWQLNGNNIPGENRPTLTVKESGVYSVVKSFSNQCSRDTISEEAKVMIGTGVTVKINPARRIPICDNDTLTLSAVTSTAVAGQEYSWLLDGQPLAGANRPSLLIRTPGLYTVRVSASGAECVSSDTLRVRTVSPPNITIQSTATRFCEGDSLRLSTAVGADFTYAWSLNGNRLSPTANQIFARQSGTYSVLVTTPELCRVTATTTLVRYDKPVVTMDSLAPVCSAAGRTLTLRGQPSGGAFTGTGVQGVQFNPAVAGPGQHRITYKATNANGCSNETSRTVQVLPPPTVQAETSYLIFEGDSVRLNVQTNVQQGTFRWTPPAGLNNTQILTPTAAPTQTTSYVLTITEPAGCSATASVAVEVARRLYMPDAFSPNGDGINDTWVIQNIDTYRNCEVMIYNRWGELVFFSKGYEETWDGRYQGNLLPAGIYSYRIKTGYKEVTYKGQFVMIR, from the coding sequence ATGAAGCGTCTGTTGACCGTATGGTTGCTGCTGTGGTGCGCAATAACAGCCCACAGCCGACACATCCACGGCGGCGACATTACCATGCAGGCCCTGAACACCACCGGGCTTTTTCGGATCGAAGTCAACCAGTTTGTCAACGGAGCGGTTTACGATCCCTCGACGATTGACCCGCAGATTCGCATCAACATTTTTCAAAAACAAAATCCCCAGCTTATTGAAGGCATAACTTTACGAAACCCCGAAATCACCCAGCTCGTCTACGGCAACGAAGCCTGTTCGAAGGCCCGCCGACTGAACATTGTCCGCATCCGGTACTCCATTCAGTACCAGTTTGATGTGAGCCGGTATACCGATCCGGGCGGGTATTACATCGTCTGGGAACGCTGCTGCCGGGACAACGACATCACGAACCTGGCGGGGGCCGGAGACACCGGCATGGCGTTCTACATGGAATTTCCGGCCATGAACCGCAACGGGCAGCCCTTCCGCAATTCGTCGCCCGAATTTCTGACGCCCAACGGGGCCTATATCTGCGTCAACACCCCGTTTACCATGAATTTCAGCGCCCGGGATGCCGATGGCGACCAGCTCCGGTATTCGCTGGTGACTCCCTACCGCGGCTACACCACCAGCAGTAACCTCAACGGCACCACGCAGCCGCGGGACTTTTACCCGCCCGTTACCTGGGCCCCCGGGATCAATGAGCAGAATGCCATTCCGGGAAGCCCCGCCCTGCGCATCAATCCGGGAACGGGCGAACTGACCGTCCGACCGACGCAGGTGGGCATGTACGTCTTTACGGTCCTGGTGGAGGAAGTTCGGAACGGAGCCGTCATCGGGCTGGTGCGCCGGGATTTTCAGCTTCCGGTCGTGGACTGCTCCATGAACACCCCGCCCCCGGCCGTCATCATGCAGGGCACGACGCAGGTCCGGGATCTTAACTGGTGCAGCAAAGACCCGCTGGTGCTGAACGTCGAGGCGCAGCCGGGCTGGGCTTTCCAGTGGCAATTGAACGGCAACAACATTCCCGGCGAGAACAGACCTACCCTCACCGTCAAGGAATCCGGCGTTTACAGCGTCGTGAAAAGCTTTTCAAACCAATGTTCCAGGGATACCATTTCGGAGGAAGCAAAGGTCATGATCGGGACCGGCGTTACCGTTAAAATCAACCCCGCCCGGCGCATTCCCATCTGCGACAACGACACCCTCACGCTGAGCGCGGTGACCAGTACCGCCGTCGCGGGTCAGGAGTACAGCTGGCTGCTCGACGGGCAACCCCTTGCGGGCGCAAACCGGCCGAGCCTTCTCATCCGGACGCCGGGTTTATACACCGTACGGGTGTCGGCCTCCGGGGCCGAGTGCGTCAGTTCGGACACCTTGCGGGTACGGACCGTTTCGCCGCCCAACATCACCATTCAAAGCACGGCCACCCGTTTCTGCGAAGGGGATTCGCTCCGGCTTTCGACGGCCGTTGGGGCTGACTTTACCTACGCCTGGTCGCTGAACGGCAACCGCCTTTCTCCTACCGCCAACCAGATTTTCGCCCGCCAGTCCGGGACGTATTCCGTGCTGGTGACTACGCCTGAACTTTGCCGGGTGACAGCCACCACCACGCTGGTCCGCTACGACAAACCGGTGGTCACGATGGACTCCCTGGCGCCCGTTTGCAGCGCCGCGGGGCGGACTCTGACTCTGCGCGGCCAGCCGTCGGGAGGAGCTTTTACGGGCACCGGAGTGCAGGGAGTCCAGTTTAATCCGGCCGTGGCGGGGCCCGGTCAGCACCGGATTACCTACAAAGCGACCAACGCCAACGGGTGCAGTAACGAGACGTCCCGGACCGTACAGGTGCTGCCTCCTCCCACCGTTCAGGCGGAAACGTCTTACCTGATTTTTGAAGGCGACAGCGTGCGGCTGAATGTTCAGACCAACGTGCAGCAGGGCACCTTCCGCTGGACCCCGCCGGCCGGACTGAACAACACCCAGATTCTGACCCCGACCGCCGCCCCGACTCAGACGACCAGTTACGTCCTGACCATCACGGAGCCCGCGGGCTGCTCGGCAACCGCCAGCGTGGCCGTGGAAGTTGCCCGGAGGCTTTATATGCCGGATGCCTTCTCGCCCAACGGCGACGGCATCAATGACACCTGGGTCATCCAGAACATCGATACCTACCGGAACTGCGAAGTGATGATTTACAACCGCTGGGGCGAACTGGTGTTTTTCTCGAAAGGATACGAGGAAACCTGGGACGGCCGCTATCAGGGCAACCTGCTTCCTGCCGGAATCTACAGCTACCGCATCAAAACCGGCTACAAGGAAGTAACCTACAAAGGGCAGTTTGTGATGATTCGATAG
- a CDS encoding N-acetylmuramoyl-L-alanine amidase-like domain-containing protein has product MIRSFTTLFVLLFTAFYVQAQNAPVSEFASLTLTTGRTPAETMLQVGKAFLGKPYVPHTLDGTETEQLIVNFEQFDCTTYLETTVALTLALQQTNGSTAAAKLEPAFRKMLTQLRYRAGVIDGYASRLHYFSEWLQDNEKKGLIRDVTRQIGGMQVSKPVNYMTACTWKYPRLSDPAIFRQIAQVQESISKQSFWFIPKARLREVEANIKDGDIIMLTAARPGLDMKHVGFAVWQNGRVHLLHASSDLGEVVITQQPLAEYVQWNRRLSGIRVARLKESGQPMMVRAEK; this is encoded by the coding sequence ATGATAAGAAGTTTTACCACGCTGTTTGTCCTACTGTTTACCGCTTTTTACGTCCAGGCCCAGAACGCGCCCGTTTCGGAATTCGCTTCCTTAACGCTAACCACCGGTCGTACCCCTGCCGAAACGATGCTGCAGGTCGGCAAGGCCTTTTTGGGGAAACCGTACGTGCCGCATACCCTCGACGGAACCGAGACCGAACAGCTAATCGTCAATTTCGAACAGTTCGATTGTACCACCTACCTCGAAACCACGGTGGCGCTGACGCTGGCCCTGCAGCAGACAAACGGCAGTACCGCCGCCGCAAAACTGGAGCCTGCGTTTCGCAAAATGCTGACCCAGCTGCGTTACCGGGCCGGAGTTATCGACGGTTACGCCAGCCGCCTGCATTACTTCTCCGAATGGCTTCAGGATAACGAAAAAAAAGGACTGATCCGGGACGTGACGCGGCAGATCGGCGGCATGCAGGTTTCCAAACCCGTCAATTACATGACGGCCTGCACCTGGAAATATCCCCGCCTGAGCGACCCCGCCATTTTCAGACAGATTGCGCAGGTGCAGGAGTCGATCAGCAAACAAAGTTTCTGGTTCATTCCCAAAGCGCGCCTCCGCGAGGTGGAAGCCAATATCAAAGACGGGGATATTATCATGCTGACCGCCGCCCGGCCCGGCCTGGACATGAAGCATGTCGGGTTTGCCGTCTGGCAGAACGGGCGTGTGCACCTCCTGCACGCTTCCTCCGACCTCGGCGAAGTGGTCATTACCCAGCAACCGCTGGCGGAGTACGTCCAGTGGAACCGGCGCCTGTCGGGAATCCGGGTCGCCCGCCTGAAGGAATCCGGCCAGCCGATGATGGTACGGGCGGAGAAGTGA
- a CDS encoding DUF2452 domain-containing protein, protein MDEEQFQNPISPDKVTDRPGLLEYAHSAGSAIIRPEDKGKIKGKAVAAMHDQTDMQLAQLYRQMQLLAEQATAIRNRVEVSERIYMAQMSFEPIINHTYYLYEKRDGTDLLSMIAPNEWGRKFPFNRCVATVRLLADHTWDVTYHDYQNND, encoded by the coding sequence ATGGACGAAGAACAGTTTCAGAATCCGATTTCTCCTGATAAAGTGACCGACCGGCCGGGCCTGCTGGAGTACGCCCACTCGGCCGGAAGCGCCATTATCCGCCCCGAAGACAAGGGCAAAATCAAGGGTAAGGCCGTGGCCGCCATGCACGACCAGACCGACATGCAGCTGGCGCAGCTTTACCGCCAGATGCAGCTGCTGGCCGAACAGGCGACGGCGATCCGCAACCGGGTCGAAGTGTCCGAGCGCATCTACATGGCCCAGATGAGCTTCGAGCCGATCATCAATCACACGTATTATCTCTACGAAAAACGGGACGGCACGGACCTGCTCTCGATGATCGCCCCGAACGAATGGGGCCGTAAATTTCCGTTCAACCGCTGCGTCGCCACCGTCCGCCTGCTGGCCGACCATACGTGGGACGTGACGTACCATGATTATCAAAATAATGACTGA